A single Inediibacterium massiliense DNA region contains:
- a CDS encoding MBL fold metallo-hydrolase, which translates to MKITVIGYWGAYPQKNEATSSYLLQTEQANILIDCGSGALSKLQNYIALEKLDAVVLSHYHADHIADVYPLQYGIRILTDLGKRKDPLPIYGHLEDDKYSTLTYEKYVKGYPIGVEISLKIKDITFHFQKNVHPGTCFCIKIEKDNKKVVYTADTGWYDELVSFSQDADMILCEASLYNENYGLIPGHMTAKEAGKLGHMCNTKKLVLTHLPHFGKHENLLKEAKEEFKGEVELANTGSIFNLY; encoded by the coding sequence ATGAAAATTACAGTGATAGGATATTGGGGAGCTTATCCACAAAAAAATGAAGCAACTTCTTCTTATCTTTTACAGACAGAACAAGCAAATATATTAATAGATTGTGGATCAGGAGCTTTATCAAAATTACAAAATTATATAGCTTTAGAAAAATTAGATGCAGTAGTGCTATCTCATTATCATGCAGATCATATAGCAGATGTTTATCCACTTCAATATGGGATTCGAATTTTAACAGATTTAGGGAAAAGAAAAGATCCTCTACCTATTTATGGCCATCTAGAAGATGATAAATATTCAACCTTAACTTATGAGAAATATGTAAAAGGGTATCCTATAGGAGTAGAAATTTCTTTAAAAATAAAAGACATTACTTTTCATTTTCAAAAGAATGTTCATCCTGGAACATGTTTTTGTATAAAAATAGAAAAGGATAATAAAAAAGTTGTTTATACGGCAGATACAGGATGGTATGATGAATTGGTTTCTTTTTCTCAAGATGCAGATATGATCCTTTGTGAAGCAAGTCTTTACAATGAAAATTACGGACTCATTCCAGGGCATATGACAGCAAAAGAAGCAGGAAAACTTGGTCATATGTGTAATACAAAAAAATTGGTACTTACTCATTTGCCCCACTTTGGAAAGCATGAAAATCTTTTAAAAGAGGCAAAAGAAGAGTTTAAAGGAGAAGTAGAACTTGCAAATACAGGAAGCATATTCAATTTATATTGA
- a CDS encoding DUF6648 family protein encodes MNYKMKESVFDKFFDNREALIRQFKKGDITKKEFIEEHYFFIKGLKLKPFKNGINSFEKGIYNYQYYNMLAKYSYMKSKDSKLQQKHPQLIDQLRKDSQYYYSQKDKTTLKLLEYLDFQNVEAYFVKVESKALENKLFEIVLKDYQHVILHSISEWLLVRLKEEGVFISKKRKSLIDQYINERY; translated from the coding sequence ATGAATTACAAAATGAAAGAAAGTGTTTTTGATAAATTTTTTGACAATAGAGAGGCGTTGATTCGTCAGTTTAAAAAGGGTGATATCACAAAGAAAGAATTTATTGAAGAACATTATTTTTTCATAAAAGGATTAAAATTAAAACCTTTTAAAAATGGAATTAATTCTTTTGAAAAAGGAATTTATAACTATCAATATTATAATATGCTTGCCAAATATAGTTATATGAAGTCAAAGGATTCAAAACTTCAACAAAAACATCCTCAACTGATAGATCAGTTAAGAAAAGATTCTCAATATTATTATAGTCAAAAAGATAAGACTACTTTAAAATTACTAGAATATCTTGATTTTCAAAATGTAGAAGCCTATTTTGTAAAAGTAGAGTCCAAAGCATTAGAGAATAAATTATTTGAGATTGTTTTAAAGGATTATCAACATGTAATACTACATTCAATAAGTGAATGGTTGTTAGTCCGTTTAAAAGAAGAAGGAGTTTTTATATCAAAAAAAAGAAAATCTTTAATTGATCAATATATTAATGAAAGATATTAA
- a CDS encoding methyl-accepting chemotaxis protein: MKKISSKITISIIACSLIIALLLGTISLFESSKYVKKEAHDTLLFMAQSYANDFSKDLKEVEGWITGLNSNIFSTFDIEEFKKDPSYIQKYQKEIDFMIQSLALKTHEVQGIYFTFNPELTGKAYEIWYINEDGKFEKVDCDLDSQNSYINEFYLENEDMSWYYNPIKMKKGVWDDPSLEEEINKTVASYTEAVYKDDILIGVVGIDIDIDHIKNTIDDMNVYDTGYAVLYNSEYDYLMHPTFTMKDNLKTIEDGKLGFIAQHMEKKDSGVIEYEWTDQEKIIGYAHLSNGWILELVPSIEEIFKPVDQLRFKIALFILLGIILSVIIGLYIGRSISKPIVKITELIDRTEKLDLAYDKAYEKYYDYKDESGIMFKSMNILRKSLREFANELIDTSECISNNAYNVERLTDALKDKVNNNAAITQELSAGMEETATITEMVHASTDEMNHIVNLIVDQTEKGVEAANDINIRANQLKNDVSISVKKNHDIYYQAKKDMDLAIAQARNVEKINMLADTILQITRQTNLLALNASIEAARAGEDGRGFSVVADEIRKLAEQSSRAIEDIQNVVGVVNFSVSNLVESSQRILKFIENDINADYKMMIQVGEQYSKDAQGFNSLMMDFNLTIGEIRKSIQEIYTAMQEVSITVNEGATGVEDMVIKTSNIVEELVHVKESTGENLENSNKLKNIALRFKM, encoded by the coding sequence ATGAAAAAAATCAGTTCAAAAATTACAATAAGTATTATAGCATGTTCTTTAATAATAGCTCTATTATTAGGAACTATAAGTTTATTCGAAAGTTCCAAATATGTTAAAAAAGAAGCCCATGATACATTGTTATTTATGGCTCAAAGTTATGCCAATGATTTTAGTAAAGACCTAAAAGAAGTTGAAGGCTGGATAACTGGTTTAAATTCAAATATATTTTCCACTTTTGATATAGAGGAATTTAAAAAAGATCCTAGTTATATTCAAAAATATCAAAAAGAAATTGATTTTATGATTCAAAGTCTTGCATTAAAAACTCATGAGGTACAGGGAATTTATTTTACTTTCAATCCAGAATTAACTGGAAAAGCGTATGAGATTTGGTATATTAATGAAGATGGAAAATTTGAAAAAGTAGATTGCGATTTAGATTCACAAAATTCATACATAAATGAGTTCTATCTAGAAAACGAAGATATGTCTTGGTATTATAATCCAATCAAGATGAAAAAGGGTGTATGGGATGACCCTTCTTTAGAAGAAGAAATCAATAAAACGGTAGCTTCTTATACAGAAGCAGTGTATAAAGATGATATTTTGATTGGAGTAGTAGGGATTGATATTGATATAGACCATATAAAAAATACAATTGATGATATGAATGTATATGATACAGGATATGCAGTTTTGTATAATAGTGAATATGACTATTTGATGCATCCTACTTTTACAATGAAAGATAACTTAAAAACGATAGAAGATGGAAAATTAGGTTTTATAGCTCAACATATGGAGAAAAAAGATTCAGGGGTAATAGAATATGAATGGACAGACCAAGAAAAAATAATAGGATATGCTCATTTATCTAATGGCTGGATACTTGAATTAGTGCCTTCTATAGAAGAAATATTTAAACCTGTAGATCAATTGAGATTCAAGATAGCTCTTTTTATACTTTTAGGAATTATATTATCTGTAATAATAGGATTATATATTGGAAGGTCTATATCTAAACCAATTGTTAAAATTACTGAATTAATCGATAGAACTGAAAAATTAGATTTGGCTTATGATAAAGCATATGAGAAATATTATGATTATAAAGATGAATCAGGCATAATGTTTAAATCTATGAACATCCTTAGAAAATCATTGAGAGAATTTGCAAATGAACTTATCGATACTTCTGAATGCATTTCGAATAATGCTTATAATGTAGAAAGATTGACAGATGCTTTAAAGGATAAAGTAAATAATAATGCTGCAATTACTCAAGAATTATCTGCAGGAATGGAGGAAACAGCTACAATTACAGAGATGGTACATGCTTCTACTGATGAAATGAATCATATTGTAAATTTGATAGTAGATCAGACAGAAAAAGGAGTAGAGGCAGCCAATGATATAAATATAAGAGCAAATCAATTAAAAAATGATGTTAGTATTTCTGTTAAAAAAAATCATGATATTTACTATCAGGCAAAGAAAGATATGGACTTGGCTATAGCTCAAGCAAGAAATGTAGAAAAAATCAATATGCTAGCAGATACTATTTTACAGATTACACGACAAACTAATTTATTAGCTTTAAATGCGTCTATAGAGGCTGCAAGAGCAGGAGAAGACGGCAGGGGATTTTCTGTTGTTGCAGATGAAATAAGAAAGCTAGCAGAGCAATCTTCTAGAGCTATTGAAGATATTCAAAATGTAGTTGGAGTAGTCAATTTTTCTGTTTCTAATTTGGTAGAAAGTTCTCAAAGAATTCTTAAATTTATAGAAAATGATATTAATGCAGACTATAAAATGATGATTCAAGTGGGAGAGCAATATAGTAAGGATGCACAAGGTTTTAACAGTTTGATGATGGATTTTAATCTTACAATAGGGGAAATAAGAAAGTCCATTCAGGAAATATATACAGCTATGCAAGAAGTGTCTATAACTGTAAATGAAGGAGCAACTGGAGTGGAAGATATGGTTATAAAAACTTCAAATATTGTTGAAGAATTAGTTCATGTGAAAGAAAGTACGGGAGAAAATTTAGAAAATTCCAATAAACTTAAAAATATTGCTTTACGCTTTAAAATGTAA
- a CDS encoding manganese catalase family protein: protein MWIYEKKLEYPVRVSGCDPRMAQYVMTQLGGPDGELSAAIRYLNQRYKMPTKKSIALLTDIGTEEMAHVEMIQTMIYKLTKDANIEEIKEDGMGPYYAIRDKAIYPADSTGNPWTAAYIQSIGDVKADLYEDLAAEQKARAVYENLLKLTDDPLLMDSLKFLRERELVHFKRFGEALRDVEENYQCKTYY from the coding sequence ATGTGGATTTATGAGAAAAAATTAGAATATCCAGTAAGAGTATCAGGCTGTGATCCAAGAATGGCACAATATGTAATGACTCAATTAGGAGGGCCAGATGGAGAATTGTCTGCAGCTATAAGATATTTAAATCAAAGATATAAAATGCCTACAAAAAAGTCAATAGCACTTTTAACAGATATAGGAACAGAAGAAATGGCTCACGTTGAAATGATCCAAACTATGATTTATAAGCTCACGAAAGATGCAAATATAGAAGAAATTAAAGAAGATGGTATGGGACCTTATTATGCCATAAGGGATAAAGCTATTTATCCTGCTGATTCTACAGGAAATCCATGGACGGCTGCATATATTCAATCTATAGGAGATGTAAAAGCAGATTTATATGAAGATTTAGCAGCGGAGCAAAAGGCAAGAGCCGTATATGAAAATCTTTTAAAACTTACAGATGATCCATTACTTATGGATTCTTTAAAATTTTTAAGAGAGAGAGAATTGGTTCATTTTAAAAGATTTGGAGAAGCATTAAGAGATGTAGAGGAAAACTATCAATGTAAAACATATTATTAA
- the rlmD gene encoding 23S rRNA (uracil(1939)-C(5))-methyltransferase RlmD, translating into MKKKDIIDIEIKDLEFPAKGIGFYEDKKVYVKNAVVGQVVRVYIQKVRRDHAEGKLMEVVKPSLVETESFCSHFGRCGGCARQTLPYEEQLKIKENAVKKLLEEANIEGYEFLGIEESPEVYEYRNKMEYSFGNEEKGGELNLGMHKKGKFYDVVTVDECKIVDDDFNKILKEILIYCREKEIPLYNNRSHEGYLRHLIIRKAKKTREIIVNLITSTQMSLDLRDLVEKIKNLDLKGHMVGFLHTLNDNLADAVIPDETKVIWGEDYFTEELLGLKFKISAFSFFQTNSLGAEKLYSMVLDFMEDAKDKIVFDLYCGTGTIGQIVAQKAKKVMGIELVEEAVEAANENAKMNNLKNCKFIAGDVFKKIDELKVKPDIIILDPPRVGVHPKALQKIIRYKAPEIVYVSCNPKTLAQNLVDLQEAGYEVKKVKCMDMFPHTPHCEVVCQLQRVGK; encoded by the coding sequence ATGAAGAAAAAAGATATAATAGATATTGAGATCAAAGATTTAGAATTTCCAGCAAAAGGGATTGGATTTTATGAAGATAAAAAGGTTTATGTAAAGAATGCAGTAGTAGGACAAGTGGTACGTGTCTATATTCAAAAGGTCAGAAGGGATCATGCAGAAGGAAAACTTATGGAAGTCGTAAAGCCTTCTTTGGTAGAGACAGAATCTTTTTGTTCTCATTTTGGAAGATGTGGAGGATGTGCTCGTCAAACATTACCTTATGAAGAACAATTGAAAATAAAAGAAAATGCTGTAAAAAAATTATTAGAAGAAGCTAATATAGAAGGATATGAATTTTTAGGAATAGAGGAAAGTCCTGAAGTTTATGAATATAGAAATAAAATGGAGTATTCCTTTGGAAATGAAGAAAAAGGTGGAGAATTGAATTTAGGAATGCATAAAAAAGGAAAATTCTATGATGTAGTGACAGTAGATGAATGTAAAATTGTAGATGATGATTTTAATAAAATTTTAAAAGAGATTCTTATTTATTGTAGAGAAAAAGAAATACCACTCTATAACAATAGAAGTCATGAAGGATATCTAAGACATCTAATCATAAGAAAAGCCAAAAAAACAAGAGAGATTATTGTGAATTTGATTACAAGCACTCAAATGAGTTTAGATTTAAGAGATCTTGTAGAAAAAATAAAAAATTTAGATTTAAAAGGCCATATGGTTGGATTTTTACATACTTTAAATGACAATTTGGCAGATGCAGTAATTCCAGATGAAACAAAAGTCATTTGGGGAGAAGATTATTTTACAGAGGAATTATTAGGACTAAAATTTAAAATATCAGCTTTTTCATTTTTTCAAACTAATTCATTAGGTGCTGAAAAATTATACAGTATGGTATTAGATTTTATGGAAGATGCAAAGGATAAAATCGTATTTGACTTATATTGTGGCACAGGTACAATAGGACAAATTGTTGCACAAAAAGCAAAAAAAGTAATGGGAATAGAACTTGTAGAAGAAGCTGTAGAAGCAGCTAATGAAAATGCGAAAATGAATAATCTGAAAAATTGTAAATTTATAGCAGGTGATGTATTCAAAAAAATAGACGAGCTAAAGGTAAAGCCTGACATTATCATATTAGACCCTCCAAGAGTAGGAGTTCATCCAAAGGCATTACAAAAGATTATCAGATACAAAGCACCAGAGATTGTTTATGTATCTTGTAATCCCAAAACATTAGCTCAAAATCTTGTAGATCTTCAAGAAGCAGGTTATGAAGTGAAGAAGGTAAAATGTATGGATATGTTTCCTCACACGCCGCATTGTGAGGTTGTATGCCAGTTGCAACGGGTTGGTAAATAA
- a CDS encoding RsmF rRNA methyltransferase first C-terminal domain-containing protein, with product MRMPIDFEDKMKKLLKEEYEDFFKSYEENKIQGLRVNTLKIDIEDFLKINPFQIDKVSWIKEGFYYGQGQRPGKHPYHEAGLYYIQEPSAMAVGNILNPQPGEKILDLCAAPGGKSTHIAARLKGEGLLVSNELYPQRAKILSQNIERMGIKNTIVTNESPQKLSKKFSGFFNRILVDAPCSGEGMFRKDENTCNEWSLENVHMCSNRQIEILEEAQKMLTPKGVLLYSTCTFSPEENEAVIDQFLEKHPEFHLIKIHRYEGFEEGRVDWIHSSNEEIKNTVRLWPHKLKGEGHFIALLQKTDEEEIHRKEKKKGTKKKIDEKLLKDYYDFANEYLLKTLKGNFMLFKDQLYLLPDEWIDLEGIKVLRAGLHLGTLKKNRFEPSHSLALYLKPQEVKQRIDMNDSQIVDYLKGESIKIEGKKGWNLACIDGYSIGWGKISDGILKNHYPKGLRWV from the coding sequence ATGCGGATGCCAATTGATTTTGAAGACAAAATGAAAAAGCTTTTAAAAGAAGAATATGAAGATTTTTTTAAAAGCTATGAAGAAAATAAAATTCAAGGATTAAGAGTCAATACTTTAAAAATAGATATAGAAGATTTCTTAAAAATTAATCCTTTTCAAATAGATAAAGTTTCATGGATAAAAGAAGGATTTTATTATGGACAAGGACAAAGACCAGGAAAACATCCTTATCATGAAGCAGGTCTTTATTATATACAAGAGCCTAGTGCTATGGCAGTAGGGAATATTTTAAATCCGCAGCCAGGGGAAAAAATTTTGGATTTATGTGCAGCGCCAGGAGGAAAATCTACTCACATTGCTGCTCGATTAAAAGGAGAGGGTTTATTGGTATCTAATGAGCTTTATCCTCAAAGAGCAAAAATATTATCTCAAAATATAGAAAGAATGGGTATAAAGAATACCATTGTGACTAATGAAAGTCCACAAAAACTATCTAAGAAATTTAGTGGATTTTTCAATAGGATTTTAGTAGATGCACCTTGTTCTGGAGAAGGTATGTTTCGAAAAGACGAAAATACCTGCAATGAGTGGAGTCTTGAAAATGTGCATATGTGTTCCAATCGTCAAATAGAAATATTAGAGGAAGCTCAAAAGATGCTTACACCTAAAGGTGTGTTACTTTATTCTACTTGTACATTTTCACCAGAAGAAAATGAAGCAGTAATTGATCAATTTTTAGAAAAACATCCAGAGTTTCATTTGATTAAAATACATAGATATGAAGGATTTGAAGAGGGAAGAGTAGACTGGATTCATTCTTCTAATGAAGAGATAAAAAATACTGTAAGATTGTGGCCTCATAAATTAAAGGGAGAAGGGCACTTTATAGCACTTTTGCAAAAGACAGATGAAGAAGAAATCCATAGAAAAGAAAAGAAAAAAGGAACTAAAAAGAAAATAGATGAAAAGCTCTTAAAAGATTACTATGATTTTGCTAATGAATATCTATTAAAGACATTAAAAGGAAATTTCATGTTATTTAAGGATCAGCTCTATCTTTTACCAGATGAATGGATTGATCTAGAAGGAATCAAAGTTTTAAGAGCAGGACTTCATTTAGGAACACTTAAAAAAAATAGATTTGAACCTTCTCATAGTTTGGCCCTATATTTAAAACCACAAGAAGTAAAGCAAAGAATAGATATGAATGACTCTCAAATTGTTGATTATTTAAAAGGAGAATCTATAAAAATAGAAGGAAAAAAAGGATGGAATCTTGCTTGTATAGATGGATATTCTATTGGATGGGGAAAAATATCAGATGGAATACTTAAAAATCATTATCCCAAAGGATTAAGATGGGTTTAG
- a CDS encoding PrsW family intramembrane metalloprotease yields the protein MTTRLFIIAVSPGIALALGIYLTDRYDKEPTSLLLKAFILGALSVIPTAFVEGILQRFNIFSGVFAAAYTAFIVAGFTEEFFKRAVVLKTAYHHEAFDEKLDGIVYATFAALGFATVENVMYVVFRFATNPYVGLYRGILSVPAHMLFGITMGYYLSLSKFAMHEGIRKNYLRKSLLLPVILHGIFDFILMSKIPILMIFLVPFVIYLWVINLRRLNEYTHESRSIYKNMKNKKEPLE from the coding sequence ATGACAACAAGACTTTTTATTATTGCTGTATCTCCTGGAATTGCTCTTGCTTTAGGAATTTATTTAACAGATCGATATGACAAAGAGCCTACTTCTCTTTTATTAAAAGCATTTATTCTAGGAGCTTTATCTGTTATTCCTACAGCTTTTGTGGAAGGAATACTTCAAAGGTTTAATATTTTTTCTGGAGTATTCGCAGCAGCTTATACAGCTTTTATTGTAGCTGGATTTACAGAAGAATTTTTTAAAAGAGCAGTAGTTTTAAAAACTGCTTATCATCATGAAGCTTTTGATGAAAAATTAGATGGTATTGTGTATGCTACTTTTGCCGCATTAGGATTTGCCACTGTAGAAAATGTTATGTATGTAGTATTTCGATTTGCAACAAATCCTTATGTAGGATTGTATAGAGGGATTTTATCTGTTCCTGCGCATATGCTCTTTGGTATTACAATGGGGTATTACTTGTCTTTATCAAAGTTTGCAATGCATGAAGGAATCAGAAAAAATTATTTAAGAAAATCCTTATTATTACCTGTCATTTTACATGGTATATTTGATTTTATTTTAATGTCAAAGATTCCAATTTTAATGATCTTTTTAGTTCCGTTTGTGATTTATCTTTGGGTCATTAATTTAAGGAGACTCAATGAATATACTCATGAATCTAGAAGTATTTACAAAAATATGAAGAATAAAAAAGAGCCTTTAGAATAA
- the mgtE gene encoding magnesium transporter, which translates to MIEKILNLFTEKRYQEVREEIIKLNKVNIADLMEELDINDAIVLFRMLPKDMAVDVFSYLSTEQQKEIINSITEKEVKYIMEELFFDDMIDFIEEMPANIVKKILKNTKEEERKLINQFLNYPENSAGSLMTIEYVDLRKNMTVKEALDHIKETGINKETIYTCYVIDENRKLEGILSLRKLVTSSYESTIEEMMSTDVIYAYTHDDQEDVANLFKKYGLIAIPILDKEERLTGIITVDDIVEVIEQENTEDFQKMAGMEPSETAYLDTPFISLAKHRIIWLLILMISATFTGRIIQKFEAVLQSVVILAAFIPMLMDTGGNAGAQSSTLVIRGLALGEIETKDILKVIWKEFTVSTVVGIVLTGINFIRIYYIEKVDFYVALTVTGTLFITIVLAKIVGGILPIVAKKINVDPAIMASPLITTIVDAVALVIYFSLASSFLGI; encoded by the coding sequence ATGATAGAAAAAATATTAAATTTATTCACTGAGAAGAGATATCAAGAGGTAAGAGAAGAAATTATAAAGCTTAATAAAGTAAATATAGCAGATTTAATGGAAGAATTAGATATAAATGATGCTATTGTATTATTTAGAATGCTTCCAAAGGATATGGCTGTAGATGTATTCTCTTATCTTTCTACAGAACAACAAAAGGAAATTATTAATTCTATTACAGAAAAAGAAGTCAAATATATTATGGAAGAATTGTTTTTTGATGATATGATAGATTTTATTGAAGAAATGCCTGCAAATATAGTAAAAAAAATTCTTAAAAATACAAAAGAAGAAGAAAGAAAATTAATTAATCAATTTTTGAATTATCCAGAAAATTCTGCTGGAAGCTTAATGACTATTGAATATGTAGATTTAAGAAAGAATATGACAGTAAAGGAAGCTCTAGATCATATTAAAGAAACAGGAATCAATAAAGAAACTATTTATACTTGTTATGTAATAGATGAAAATAGAAAGCTTGAAGGAATTTTATCCTTAAGAAAATTAGTAACAAGTTCTTATGAAAGCACAATAGAAGAAATGATGAGCACAGATGTTATTTATGCATATACCCATGACGATCAAGAAGATGTAGCAAATTTGTTTAAAAAATATGGACTCATTGCCATACCTATTTTAGATAAAGAAGAGCGTCTTACGGGAATTATAACAGTAGATGATATTGTAGAGGTTATTGAACAAGAAAATACAGAAGACTTTCAAAAAATGGCAGGAATGGAGCCATCTGAGACAGCTTATTTAGATACCCCTTTTATTTCTCTTGCAAAGCATAGAATCATTTGGCTTTTAATACTTATGATTTCTGCTACTTTTACAGGGAGAATTATACAAAAATTTGAAGCTGTGTTGCAATCCGTAGTTATTTTAGCTGCTTTTATTCCTATGCTTATGGATACAGGAGGAAATGCAGGAGCTCAATCTTCTACGTTAGTTATAAGGGGACTGGCATTAGGAGAGATTGAAACAAAAGATATTTTAAAGGTTATATGGAAAGAATTTACGGTTAGTACAGTGGTAGGAATTGTTTTAACAGGAATCAATTTTATAAGAATTTATTATATAGAAAAGGTAGATTTTTATGTGGCACTTACTGTAACAGGAACATTATTTATTACCATTGTATTAGCAAAAATTGTGGGAGGTATTTTGCCTATTGTTGCAAAAAAGATCAATGTAGATCCTGCTATTATGGCAAGTCCGCTGATTACTACTATTGTAGATGCAGTAGCTTTAGTTATTTATTTTTCATTAGCATCTTCTTTTTTAGGAATATAA
- a CDS encoding HAD family phosphatase, whose product MKGIEAVIFDLDGTLVDSMWIWKKIDIDYLGKRGFNLPDDLQKTIEGMSFTETANYFKERFHLKESIEEIKAEWMKMTKDYYAKKIPLKKGVYPLLLELRNNGIKIGIGTSNDKELVQLVLEKNNIIDFFQSIRTGCEVQKGKPHPDVFLKVADDLGVEPKNCLVFEDTYAGVLAAKRAGMKVFAIADESSFAYKQDISNLADHFIEGFEEIA is encoded by the coding sequence ATGAAGGGGATAGAGGCAGTTATATTTGATCTGGATGGGACGTTAGTAGATTCTATGTGGATTTGGAAAAAAATCGATATAGATTATCTAGGGAAAAGAGGATTTAATTTACCAGATGATCTTCAAAAGACAATAGAAGGAATGAGTTTTACAGAAACGGCCAACTATTTTAAAGAAAGATTTCATTTGAAAGAATCTATTGAAGAAATAAAAGCAGAATGGATGAAAATGACAAAGGATTATTATGCAAAAAAGATTCCATTAAAAAAGGGAGTATATCCTTTATTATTGGAACTTAGGAACAATGGAATCAAAATAGGAATAGGAACCAGCAATGATAAAGAACTAGTACAGTTAGTTCTTGAAAAAAATAATATTATAGATTTTTTTCAAAGTATCCGAACAGGCTGTGAGGTACAAAAGGGAAAACCTCATCCAGACGTGTTTTTAAAAGTGGCAGATGATTTGGGAGTAGAACCTAAAAATTGCTTAGTTTTTGAAGATACTTATGCAGGAGTACTTGCTGCAAAGAGAGCCGGAATGAAGGTATTTGCCATTGCAGATGAAAGTTCTTTTGCATACAAACAAGACATTAGCAATTTGGCAGACCATTTTATAGAAGGATTTGAAGAGATTGCATAA
- a CDS encoding spore coat protein CotJB: protein MNREQLEMLSKLQEVEFACIDLNLYLDTHPQDQMALMRYNTCAYQLDVLKKQYECMYGPILNFGFSQSQYPFQWIEGPWPWEIQY from the coding sequence ATGAATAGAGAACAATTAGAAATGCTTTCAAAACTTCAAGAAGTAGAGTTTGCTTGTATTGATCTCAACTTATATTTAGATACTCATCCACAAGATCAAATGGCACTTATGAGATATAATACATGTGCTTATCAGCTAGATGTATTAAAAAAACAATACGAATGTATGTATGGACCTATTTTAAACTTTGGATTTTCACAGAGTCAATATCCATTTCAATGGATAGAAGGTCCATGGCCTTGGGAAATTCAATACTAG